TCTCTGAACCGTCATAACGCCAGTTAAACTGGAATAAGTATTTATTTGAATAGTTATAGTCTAAACGTCCGAAATAGTTTTGACGAGCTGTTTCCGAGGCTGTACCATCGTTATTGACAGTCTTCTTATCTCCGGCAAAAAGCTCATCTACTGAAGAAGATATGAAATCCTGACGGTAGCCATATAAGTAGTCATATCTACTTTTGTACTGTTCATATGCTACGAATCCACTAAGATTATGAACATCATTAAATGTTCTGGTATAATTAACACGTGCATTAAAAGTAATTCCCAGATTCTGACTCATATTTTCAGACAGGTCAGCATTTGATGGACCATATTTTCTTGCAACATAATTATTCTCACCTTCTTTTGCATAAAGATTGAATGACTTTGAGAATTTTTTGTAGAAATAATCACTACGGTCAATATAGCCACCTGCATCAACAGATAATCCTTTAGTGATAAATGGCATATCATAATGTAATGTGATATCCGCATTAAAATACGATGCCTTATTCTTTTGGTAACCCATTGAATTATCTACAGCTGTTGCCGGATTATAATTATCCTGAGAGGCTGTAGTAGGATAATTTGTACCTGGCCAGTAAACATTAACCATTGGATCATATTTTACCATGTATCTCCATATATCTTCTGAACCGTATAAAGGTCCGTTTCTGTCTTCCTGACGAGCGGATATATTAACTGTAGCACGTAAGTTCTTATAAGGAGTGATGTCTATATTAGAACGAAGATTGTATTGATCATAGTCACTGGCACTCTTTTTATAGTAGTTATCCTGATATTGATATCCTAATGAAACAAAGTACTTTACAATATCATTACCACCAGACAACGATACATTATGTTGTGTTTGGATAGAGGCTTTTTTTATCATTTGATCGAAAAGCTTCACATTAGCATAATTGGTTGGATCTGTTCCATTTTTATATAAAGCAATCTGTTCGTCTGTATACTTCCTAGTACGTCCGTAAACAGTTGTTTCAATCTCATTCTGAAGTTGGGCATACTGCCATGAATCACACATTTCAGGTAATACTGTTGGGTGGCTGAAAGCTATATTTCCTGTATAGTTTACTTTAGCTTTTCCTGATTTACCCCTTTTTGTTGTTACCAGAATAACTCCATTAGCCGCACGGGAACCGTAGATAGCTGCAGAAGCATCTTTCAAGATAGTAACGCTTTCAATATCGTTTGGATCAATACGTGCAAAGCCTCCGGCTCTGTCGGCTACACCGTCAACTACAACCAGCGGAGAAGCATCACCAGTGGTGCTCTTTCCTCTGATCAGCAAAGTAGCGTCGTCGTATCCCGGTTCTCCACTTCTATTTACAGAAATAAGTCCAGGTAGTTGTCCAACCAATGTGTTTGTTACAGAAGCAGTAGGGACTCTGGATATATTTTGTCCAGAAGTACTTGCTAAAGAACCGGTTACTGTTACTTTCTTTTGAGTGCCATAACCTACAACTACAACTTCTTCAAGCTCTTTGCTATTCTCAGTAAGTTTAATAACAATGTTTTTCTTATTGCCAGTAGCAACCTGAGTAGTGGCAAATCCAACAAAGGTAACTACCAGTGTAGCGTTTTCATTAGCTTCAAGTTTAAAGTTACCTTCAATATCCGTAATAGTACCAGATGAAGTGCCCTTTACCTGCACATTTGCACCAATAATAGGTTCACCATTTACATCGGTCACTTTTCCGCTGACAAATCTTTTGTTTTGCTGAGCAATAGAAGCAGTTCCATTAGTTTCTTCTTTTTCAGAAAGAATGATGTGTGTTCCCTCCATTGAATAATGGATGTTGGTATTGTGTAATAAGCTTTCCAGTACTTCAGATACCGGTTTCCCGCTAACTTTAACCGATACTTTACGGTTCACGTTCACATTATGATTATAAATAAAAAGGTAGTTAGTTTGGCTTTCTATTTCATTTAAAACATCTTCTATGCTTGTGTTATTTTTTGAGATTGAAACTTTGGCATTCTGAGAATTGCTATTCTCGGCCATCAGACAAAATACAAAGAAGAAGAGAAAGAATGCAGTGACTTTCATAATTCTAAAAAATTGGTTAATTTGTAGATTTTCAGAGGTGTGAAAATCCAACAAAGGAATGTTTTTCATATCTTTGCAATATTAGTTTATTAATACAGTTAGGTTTAACAAATTGTGTTAATCGAATGCCGATGAGTAGGCCAATACTTGTCGGCATTTTTGGTTTAGTCCTTTAGGTTATTATTTCATAGGCTTAGCTGTTTAGTGAAACTTAGTTTATATATATGACGTCATTATTTTCATTTCTAGTATATTTAAAAGATACATCTTTCTGCAACACCTTTAGTGCATAGTCAATGCCATCCGATTGTCTGAACTTACCTGTACCTACATAGTTTAGTACTTTCTTGTTCTTAATTACAATTTTAATATCAAAATGCTTTTCAAGCTTTAGTATAATATCAGTAAATGTAAGATCTTTAAAGCATATAAGTCCTTCTTTCCAGCGATACGCTCCAAAATCGTCAATGTTGGCCGATACTAATTCCCCGTCCTTTAAATATGCCTTGGTGTTGGGAGTTAAGATCAAAGAATGAGCTGCATTCTTTGTTAATGACACTTTTACAGATCCTTCCATCAGAGACGTTTCAAAAGTATTGTTCTTTGAATATGCTTCTACATTAAATTTAGTTCCTAATACTTCCACATTGCCATTTACAGTATGAACAATAAATGGTTTTTTCTTATTGTGTGCTACTTCAAAGTAAGCTTCCCCATCAAGCGTTATTTCACGTTTATCGTTAGCAAACACTGCCGGGTATCTGAGCTTTGAACAAGCATTCAGCCATAGATTTGTTCCGTCAGGAAGAACTAAATTAACCCGTTGTCCGGCAGGAACAGAAACTGTATTCATTGCTAACTGGTCTTTCCTTCCTATATTATACTGAACAAACAATGTTACAGATAGAGTGAGGGCAATTACAGCAGCAATCTTTATTAGTTCCTTGACGTGAATTCTTTCATAAAATGTTTTTTGAACTGTAGCTTCCTCCTCATCCTGATGACCCAGAAGTATAATTGCATCGAATACTTTCCGTTCCCGGAAAAACTCTTTGCTATTTTCTTCTGAGGCCTCCATCCAGTATCTTATTTCTGATACCTCTTTAGGCGTAGCCTTTCCTTCAAAAAAACTATATAGTGTTTCTTTATCCATTTTATCGGGTGTATATTATATAAGCAGATGAGAAATAAATATCCCTAGTGAAAAAAACATTTTTTTTTCATCAGAGAAAGAAAAGAAGAACAGGCATGTAATCTTTGAGTGAAATCCGAAGAGCTTTAATTGTTTTAGAAACATGAAATTCTACCCCTTTTGTGGAAATATTTAATAGTTCAGCTATCTCCTTGTGAGATTTGTTCTGATATCTACTCATAATAAATATTTTCCTGGTTTGTGAAGGGAGAGACTCAAGAGTCTGGTCTACTATTGCTTGCATTTCTGCAGTAAATATTTCATAGGGCTCACAAACCTGTAGTGTGGCAATTCGTGTTGACAGTTCCCACTGAGCATTAGAAAGTATTTTTTCGGAAACGTCCTGAACAGTCTGAAGATGTTGAAGATGGTTCAGGCATTTGTGCTTAATGATGGTTAATATATAAGCAGGAACATTAGTCTCAGATTGTAGTTGGTGCCGGTTTTCCCAATAGTACATCAAGGCTTCAATAGTGAAGTCTTCCGCAATAGCAGTATCACGAATGTACGAATTGGCAAAGCGAATAAAACGGCTCTGATGATCACTAAACAACTGATTAAATGCCCTTAACTCTGTAGTTGTATCCATTATTTTTCAGATTAGACAGATCTGTTAACAAATCTTTGGATGGCAAATGTACAAA
This genomic interval from uncultured Bacteroides sp. contains the following:
- a CDS encoding TonB-dependent receptor, producing MKVTAFFLFFFVFCLMAENSNSQNAKVSISKNNTSIEDVLNEIESQTNYLFIYNHNVNVNRKVSVKVSGKPVSEVLESLLHNTNIHYSMEGTHIILSEKEETNGTASIAQQNKRFVSGKVTDVNGEPIIGANVQVKGTSSGTITDIEGNFKLEANENATLVVTFVGFATTQVATGNKKNIVIKLTENSKELEEVVVVGYGTQKKVTVTGSLASTSGQNISRVPTASVTNTLVGQLPGLISVNRSGEPGYDDATLLIRGKSTTGDASPLVVVDGVADRAGGFARIDPNDIESVTILKDASAAIYGSRAANGVILVTTKRGKSGKAKVNYTGNIAFSHPTVLPEMCDSWQYAQLQNEIETTVYGRTRKYTDEQIALYKNGTDPTNYANVKLFDQMIKKASIQTQHNVSLSGGNDIVKYFVSLGYQYQDNYYKKSASDYDQYNLRSNIDITPYKNLRATVNISARQEDRNGPLYGSEDIWRYMVKYDPMVNVYWPGTNYPTTASQDNYNPATAVDNSMGYQKNKASYFNADITLHYDMPFITKGLSVDAGGYIDRSDYFYKKFSKSFNLYAKEGENNYVARKYGPSNADLSENMSQNLGITFNARVNYTRTFNDVHNLSGFVAYEQYKSRYDYLYGYRQDFISSSVDELFAGDKKTVNNDGTASETARQNYFGRLDYNYSNKYLFQFNWRYDGSENFPKGKRFGFFPGVSLGWRISEEKFWKENITFMDYLKLRASWGQMGNDKVSAFQYMTTYTFSSAAILGGSNPATQTGVWQNRTANPNITWEVANTYNVGLESRFLNAFDFSLDLFKTKRHDILATRNAAIPDYSGLTLPDENIGKCSSWGTEVSLNYNKKIGDIKFNVGGNFTYAKSRIDYIDEAEGTVEWQKRTGKPIGADWLMYEATGIFRTQADLDNNPHLSNAKLGDLMFRDVNDDKVINGNDKVRLKKTPVPEIIFGINLGLQYKQWSLNTLWQGAGNVYQYTFFESGTIGNFTKDFYDNRWTADNINAKYPKVYDRQVTVTGEKNTFWLENASYLRLKNIELAYTLPQKVLSKLSIGAMRVYLTGYNMLTFTGMKNLDPETAEGGQGFASWSNPQSRVVNFGVNITF
- a CDS encoding FecR family protein, producing MDKETLYSFFEGKATPKEVSEIRYWMEASEENSKEFFRERKVFDAIILLGHQDEEEATVQKTFYERIHVKELIKIAAVIALTLSVTLFVQYNIGRKDQLAMNTVSVPAGQRVNLVLPDGTNLWLNACSKLRYPAVFANDKREITLDGEAYFEVAHNKKKPFIVHTVNGNVEVLGTKFNVEAYSKNNTFETSLMEGSVKVSLTKNAAHSLILTPNTKAYLKDGELVSANIDDFGAYRWKEGLICFKDLTFTDIILKLEKHFDIKIVIKNKKVLNYVGTGKFRQSDGIDYALKVLQKDVSFKYTRNENNDVIYIN
- a CDS encoding RNA polymerase sigma-70 factor, with the translated sequence MDTTTELRAFNQLFSDHQSRFIRFANSYIRDTAIAEDFTIEALMYYWENRHQLQSETNVPAYILTIIKHKCLNHLQHLQTVQDVSEKILSNAQWELSTRIATLQVCEPYEIFTAEMQAIVDQTLESLPSQTRKIFIMSRYQNKSHKEIAELLNISTKGVEFHVSKTIKALRISLKDYMPVLLFFL